In Rhopalosiphum padi isolate XX-2018 chromosome 3, ASM2088224v1, whole genome shotgun sequence, the genomic stretch ATTAATAAAGCATAATACCTATAAGCTTTTAGTCGTTACCATATAATATTTGCAGAATGAAAATTGAGCAATATGTTGGGTTTTACAGataattgtatacacatttGGGACTTAAGTGTGACAAAATATGATCCAATAATTGTACAAACAATGCCAAATCCAAATCAAAAGTATACCGGCATAGAATTCTCACCAGACGGTAACCATTTGTGCGTGTCCGATATAAGCGGAAAGGTCATGGTGTAcgttttatcaaacattttaccGCCCGATGAGTATGaacaagaatataatttaatgtatgtcATCGCAAAAATCATATACGGTCAAAAGGATTTGTCCGACGTGCTTATTAAAGAAAGGAAGGGGTTCGCTCAAGCATTTAATAAAGTGGATTTCGAGAAATATGGACGTAAATTTTCCTGAAAATATTCCCAAGCTTTATCATATTAATgctgtattgtttaataatatccatactacatattgtataaatcgaaatttgatttattttcttgtcttaatataaaacaaaaattataatattttgttgtatttaaaaacatgataaatataaaaattttagaaaatcgtagtaaataactattatcatCACTGACAACTatcaacatgaaaaaaaaaatatattaaatgattcgaaaatagttaataatttttaagtaaaaaaatgcaattattaattatgattagtagtttcaatattaaaatctaaactcTCGTTGTAGCCATTAACATCAAATGACAACATTCCCTGTAAAACGTGTATAAAACTCATGAGCAAGattgtgaatttaatgcacttaaaaactattttatttatatttattgtataataaacttgCAACACTAACCATTTAACCAACCAAAAATGATTAGAAGTTAAAATTGACaacttaaaaagaaaaagttgatgtatactattaaaaaaaaaaaagattaaaaacaaaagatcCACAGTAGAAAACATCATAGTAGCGTAGCTTAATCAGCTTAAATAGCTTACACTACAAATTTcaaatacgtaaaataatatatttcaaatattttctaatatattaggaacatgaattaaattattaacgtcGAGGTGGTCCACCACGTCCACGACTTCCACCTCCGCGAGGTCCTCCACGACTTCCTCGTCCTCTTGGACCTCCACGTCCACGACTTCTCCCAGGTCCTAAAACAACAAGACAATAAATAATCAttcatatatttgtaatatagttaaatggctattagaatcattttaataataaaaaaaaatgtatgttacaaACCTCCATGAATTCCTCGCCCACTACGATTTACCCTTGATTTCGGTACATCATCAACTAGTAGTGTTTCTAGGGTTAGTGAATCAGGTAAAATGAAGTACCGTATATTGTTGCCACGAATACTAAGTGTTTCATAAAGCACTGGCTGATTATTTTTCATAGTCATTTTCACTGTTTTCAAATGAGTGTTCATAGCTACATCAActcctaaaatattaaatatttaaatagtttctggaatatactaaaatactaattaataggtacaagaaaatatttagataatataatagttataactaactttgttttatactaattatattaagtgtaaaaatataaaaataaaatagattaatataaatgtagtttgttttgaatatttcgTAGAAAATGCTTTATGATTCAAACAACCATAAGGTCTTTATAAATTCTAcatcatagaaaataaaaacatatacattttataaattatgttaaaataactcTTTTCCATTTGGATGGATAccagtaaaacataatataaatgacaTTGTTTTTTAGGCTTAATAATGCTAGTAGGAACTTTtgactgataaaaataattttatacggtAATTTTGCCAATTCAACGAATAAATTTtaacatcaataaatttataatcgaaGTTTTACTTTCCGGCTGTTAAACTCAGCTTGAttgttttgttttctttttattattaaaataaaatattaataatatatattatattatattattattcattgttgtattaattattactatttattatttaactatgatATTGTATCAAAATTGACCTAAATGCATTTCCTTAGAATGACCTTATTTActggttaaaatgtattaatatattatactcataaattGTCActcatgtatattaatatattgatacttCAATTCAGTTTATCAGAAAATCGATGCTCAataaactatgtatttttaGTTGCCTCTGGTGATTTATCTtttgatataggtataaatgcatataagttaaattttttctaaCTATAGCAATTAAATATagcaaatataaactataatttcattgcatttttataaatttattgtttacctGTAATGGTTCCGTGAACACTGGTGCCATTTTTCAGTTCTAATGTCACTGTTTCATGActtaatttcatcaaaaacctgTTAATATGGAtgaaataattagataaaagataaatatttgtttatgaatattttatgtttatgaatCAATGATAAAtcttgtatatacaatatacatagtatcCTATAATGCATTTTcagaaatattcaatatatatatttaatttataataatctactAAATAAGTTGAATAACTAATTtagataagtaatttttataaacttttatctCCAATCATAACtgttatttaatctataaatttaactattttatatttatatttttatatcaacatAAGTTTGgatttacacataaaaaaaaactattcagaCTTCATTCATAGTTATTTGTGATAtagatgacaatattttttgtgtCATAGCCATTATGTGCTAATTTATagctacattatttttttcaatatcgttaacaaaaaaaattaaagattttaaattaaatcattagaaATAATATCTACTTGGTGACTAaactaagataataataatactctttGACTACCGTATGACTTGTAAACTTGAATCACCacaaaatcaaaaatcttttgattgtcattttttttgttgactaaatttaaaaataatggataaattatgatgtgtttatatatataaaacttattttaaaatataggtttttaatattcaaaacatttaactctttaaatggttttttggttaaatatttattggtattttttaattgagacCCAAATAAGAGTGTTTTGAAAGGTTTGATATTGAGTAAAAGTATTATAGGCTTCGTCCTGACCCAATAATAATTTGGAAatagcttttaatattttatatgatattattgattcaaATTTCCTTAAGAGGacaccatacccgcatgtgttgtctctttcttactaacgtacatcataacaaatttgcgttcagcagaacatattttgtgatgttagctttaatattagagtaaatttacctattataaaatttaaaggtaagaacattttctagaaaataagaaaatgacatatgcttttattaatattatcattttaaagtgagttattaACATGATAGttggtaatattttacatagctttaactcactttaaaataatatcaataaaaacatatgtaatattctagataatattcttacctttaaatttactctaatattaaagctaacatcacaaaatgtgttctgctgaacgcaaatttgttatgatgtacacGTTAGTTAGTAAgacttgttaaataaatatatatatatacatataagaatgtttatacttttgtgttttattttaaaacaataattactttaattgtattaatgacaaaaaaataaaatactatgaaaTGGCAAGCATTCTTATCTAtatcgtgattttttttaaagctatatgtatattcagtttttcttttttaaatagtttttataaacaatttatgggTATGTAACATAGGTATGACAAAATAagctctttaaaaataataatagttttttcaaCATACAAgaccataattttataaacatttgtttattGAAATAGATAACATTTCATAACCTATTACATAATGAATTCATGAACACAAATTGTACCCTCAAACTTTTTCTTTCTAAAAAGTGTTTTTTTGGGACtttgtttatactatattttttaaaagaagtgTCTGTCTTCAGACCATCAAGTTGCGTATTCCGCATACTTCATGTGCATTGTGCTTGTCTGCCTATGGTGTGGTGTTATCTTAATAATAAAGTGGAAGATAGTATAATCTCAAATAATTTGTTCTACTATGTGTAGAAATAGCAAGTCATTGTTAAAATTCTAAgcaattactaatattattgaatacctATGGGTTATCAAACACCTCAATAGTTAAATAACACTACATACTATCTAGTACCTTAACATTAATAAGTAAAgtatcacaaaaaatatttttaatgattgacTTCTACTCTACAGTTgagataaattacttttaaaaagtaaaaaaattatgttactccttacattaaatatttttgattaaattacatTCGCGTTacctaacattatttttatcacgttacattacttttttttatttattgataaaaagtatcaatttttttaccataaaaaatgttatacatattataggtataacattGATGTTGtacattgttaattttataaataaacaagatgtataaaatatattatatgccaaatgcctatatatagatagaaatgtcaaataatattattttggaatcaaaaataaattacctaattgATTTGTAATTTTTCTCAAATATTATAACCCTTTacgtttgttataaattattctattacattttaataatgtaaaaaaaatgcattactcTGCATAGAAATTACTACCACGTTActgaaaaagtaattttattacagtaatttgtaatttgtgttACGTTACTATCCAACACTGAGAGCGAAGAACATCTTGAAAAAGTatctttaatagtaaaattaatggaaaagtatgtttatttttactaagaagaaagaatattttttctaattttaataatgcataCTCTGTCCATCGAGAGAACGTGCCACAAACCAACCAAAATCCGTTTTTTTTGCGCATTCCCCAATGATACCTAGCCATAAGCGAACCAGTTTTGATAGCATGGTGACACAGGGGGTTGTGCAGAATCGGTgcgttctctcgctggacagacCATAGGTACATATCAAAgaaatagtgaaaataatatCCAGTCTCATATTTTgagatttgtatttaattaaaattttaaatgtcttaGTATTTACGCTTTAACAAATTTATGAAGGCAACCaagatttttattcaaataatacagTTTTGTGCTTTAGCTCAGCTAACCAGTTTGTTTATTCACTTATCACTATGAACTTGGCATATTTAATAAtgcaaaatgtaaaaattgtaaacatacaatttaacgATTTGAgcaaattaacaataaacaaacTGACTAGGTACACAATAGAGAAAAATGTATCGACTACCTATTCAATACTATTTTACTTACTTGACCAATTTCATGATGGTTTTTCTCAAGACTATCGtagactaaaattaatattaattaggaacgaaactgatatattatatcaagcCAAACTTAAATTAACAACGAGTCACAAAACCAGTGAATTGTAAACGTATGTCGTCGAGAGACGGGAGTACGCTTTTTGTAGTCTACAATGTTAGTGTTGTCTGTTGGGTTTATATTTGTTTCAGAAACATTACGAAAGTGAGAACCCAAAAGTTGATACACGGACACGGACGTACATGACGTTATCAACGAAACCGCCGGCCGCCGAAGAAACGCTATCAAGATTTCAAAGAATAAATTTGAGTGTAACGATGCGTATCGGTTTAAAATCAGCGAAACGTTTCGACTCGTTTTAAGACTCGGACATGATTACTACGTTTTGAATTTTTCTTCTCGAGAATCTTGccaaaatttcaaaacaaatattaattgtttaacaaCATTCATATGAACAAAAGTTCAACAGACATATTGACCATTTCTACCACAGCTTTTATCAGTTGCTATCCGATCCGATCGGTTCACACCATAGAGTAATATTGTATGGTCCACACCGATATTCGCGGTATCAGTTCTAATCACTCTATTATCAGTGTAAAATCCAACTTAATCAGTCAAATCGCGTTTTTATGCTGTCGGAACTCCGTGAAGACTGAAGGGCTCTAGCTAGTTTCAATTACTTCGTTAGGAGACAGTTCACGttccaaatatatttcataagcaacaaaaatgttcaaaacaCCAATGTCAGGTATTCTATTTGGCGCGAGCAAAGTATCCACAAAATTGTTCGTGCCCACCAGTGGTTTGCATGTAACGGCACCAATGAAGCTAAAAGAGAGTGAGTACAATAGTGTTACAACCAATGTTCCAATGGTGTTTGTGTGTTTAATGTGTTGTTACGTTTAGTCCACGCAAACAAGGTTGGCAGCAAGTTGATTATTGAAGGATCATATATACCGTCTCCTAGGAAAGATCACGTTATCCAGAACAACAGCGAATGCTGTTCATTGTGCAATCTTGGCTTAAACGTCAAACACAcggtatactattttataatttatgtgttaaaGACAATTCTAGATTATTAATCTTGTTGTAGGATGTATTGATTCTTAGCCAATTTGTACGACCTGACGGTTGTATGATGCCTCAACGAATTACTGGTCTCTGCAAAACTCAACAAAAGAGAATGTCTAAATTGGTGTCTATGGCGCATAAAGCAGGTAATTTATTAGTTAGTTATGTTCTAGACTCttcattgattatttaaaaacactaaACCAAGTATAGCTATAATTATTTGCTACATCTTCATgtaattaaaatcttaattacaatattgagtcctattacaaattttaaactttatttttgtttgacctgtacaaattaatataaattacctattatgcAGCGTATATAATGAACTTATaatgttacatttatatttatttttagtttgaataatattactatacaattaatatctaatgtttatttattatttactatgtttataggtttaatgtataatttagctCCAGAAAATAGTAAAAAGGATCCCACTAAAAGAAAGTTatggaaaaaatacaatacttacTTTGACGAATCTaccattaaaatttatgaaagccatttcaaaacaattaaagAAAACATTATACTTGACTATATGAAATCAAGAAAAtcggaaaattaattaattgataataatcaacaatattaaaagttaagAGTAGGTATTctgtaatttttctttttattattaaaataaaacatttgtaataattattgtactatattcaTTTTACCATTTAATCTtgatattgtgttaaaaaactaaaatacattacCTAAATTAttggttaaaatgtattatattatactcaaactgtgtcattcatattttaatggtagtagttaaaattggttttttttaacaattttaagtttaactattaaaatttaaaattaatttatttttattaataaattaagctGAGGCCTGATGAAACTGACATTTTGTTTGagcattcataaattaatttgaattgttgttaatttaattagagTAAAGAATAGTTACCTGGTTGTATTTATAACCTACCAATTATTAACACTggtgtttttaaatacattggtcgtttttatttacttaattacttATTCATTCcacataattatacaattttggtgttggtttatatttatactatattgattttaaaaattaaaaatttttttaatcatttagttattatacccaattaaataaattggtttaaATGTACTTTTGGAGTACTTATGGTGTAGTATTAGCTTAATAATTTCATCTTTTGAGATGGAAGAATCTTAAGATGGCTTTTATGCAAGTACTTAGAATTAGACtcaagtataaagtatattataatccatTCATGTTAAGACAAAGCTTAGGTTATGTTAAGTTttcatgtacatatatttatttgttatttgttattatttatttaaaaataatattaatttttacaaaattttcttaactaatatttaatctatggttGTCATACATCTCAGTTTGGCCACAACTGTactggttttttaatatattgttccaGTGTTTTTATAAAGTGTTTTGGGACTGCCATTTGTACcagaattaaacttaaaaaattattaatatttatattcacataCATGTTgtcttttattaaatatttttgatataaaaacagtattgttttgataaattataaaatacacaagCTTGGTTTTGACTATTATTGAGGAGCTTTTGTTATTGCtaatcaataattttgttaGTTACTCATTCCAATTTGTAACatgagttttaattttacaagGGTATGTTGTAGACAATGTAGACTGTAGAGTGCTGGTCATGAGTGTGTGCTATTTCAAAGTTTAATTTGacttatgaattaaataaaactaattgtaCGGCTAGGAAAGCGCTTTTGATAACAGTAAAACAGTAAAGTTGCCAttctttaatatacattttttcatttttcttatgATGATGACAACAAAAGCTGCATGTGTATATCACTATATTGGTCAACAATCCACATAATAGTTACATgttcaaattaaatgtattaataaataatagtaatataatgtccTAGGCTTCCAtctatatgtttaattaatttatttttttatagttaattgttAGTGTTActgatatagtaataaatacaaa encodes the following:
- the LOC132923839 gene encoding small nuclear ribonucleoprotein Sm D1-like, encoding MKLVKFLMKLSHETVTLELKNGTSVHGTITGVDVAMNTHLKTVKMTMKNNQPVLYETLSIRGNNIRYFILPDSLTLETLLVDDVPKSRVNRSGRGIHGGPGRSRGRGGPRGRGSRGGPRGGGSRGRGGPPRR
- the LOC132923838 gene encoding large ribosomal subunit protein mL66, with product MFKTPMSGILFGASKVSTKLFVPTSGLHVTAPMKLKEIHANKVGSKLIIEGSYIPSPRKDHVIQNNSECCSLCNLGLNVKHTDVLILSQFVRPDGCMMPQRITGLCKTQQKRMSKLVSMAHKAGLMYNLAPENSKKDPTKRKLWKKYNTYFDESTIKIYESHFKTIKENIILDYMKSRKSEN